One region of Candidatus Zixiibacteriota bacterium genomic DNA includes:
- the nadD gene encoding nicotinate-nucleotide adenylyltransferase has translation MPRDRKKRLGILGGTFDPIHCGHLILAEQLKEEFKLQKVIFIPSANPPHKENHPISSAKDRLQMVEMAIRDNPDFLISDIELKRKGKSYTIDTLTRLAKLYKDSELFFLLGSDAIDELPTWKEPEKIFQKVKVVIALRPGFNRINPKNRFVKRSLLIPINGLNISSTQIRERVRQGKSIRYLVPAGVEEFIQSKNLYRSLWKKNSKDLAGKDKKS, from the coding sequence ATGCCAAGGGACAGAAAAAAAAGATTGGGGATTTTAGGCGGAACCTTTGATCCGATACACTGCGGGCATCTGATCCTGGCTGAGCAATTAAAAGAGGAGTTTAAGCTACAGAAGGTAATATTTATCCCCTCGGCTAATCCTCCACATAAGGAAAACCATCCCATCTCTTCAGCTAAAGACCGTCTGCAAATGGTCGAGATGGCAATTCGGGATAATCCGGATTTTTTGATCTCCGATATCGAGCTCAAAAGAAAAGGGAAATCCTATACCATAGATACTCTGACCCGGCTTGCGAAGCTCTACAAAGATTCGGAGCTTTTTTTTCTTTTAGGCTCAGATGCAATAGATGAGCTACCAACTTGGAAGGAGCCGGAAAAAATTTTTCAGAAGGTTAAAGTGGTGATCGCTTTAAGGCCCGGATTTAACAGGATAAATCCAAAGAATAGATTTGTTAAAAGAAGTCTTTTGATTCCAATAAACGGATTGAATATCTCCTCGACCCAGATCAGGGAGAGGGTCAGACAAGGAAAATCGATCAGATATCTGGTCCCTGCGGGAGTGGAAGAGTTCATACAGTCCAAAAATCTTTACAGGAGCTTATGGAAGAAAAATTCGAAAGATTTAGCCGGCAAAGACAAGAAATCCTAA
- a CDS encoding transcriptional repressor, producing the protein MEEKFERFSRQRQEILKTLKGTKIHPTADWIYFQAKKKIPKLSLGTVYRNLNNLHQKGAIRKLQFGTPFDHFDADTSSHQHFICKKCGKIYDLFLDLEKNLKAEAQKKVKFRIEKVEVAFHGVCLNCLKLNQ; encoded by the coding sequence ATGGAAGAAAAATTCGAAAGATTTAGCCGGCAAAGACAAGAAATCCTAAAGACCTTAAAAGGAACCAAAATCCATCCGACTGCAGACTGGATCTACTTCCAGGCCAAGAAAAAAATCCCCAAACTTTCCCTGGGCACAGTCTACCGCAATTTGAATAATCTTCACCAGAAGGGAGCCATAAGGAAGCTTCAGTTTGGCACGCCCTTTGACCATTTCGATGCGGATACCTCTTCTCACCAGCATTTCATCTGCAAAAAATGCGGGAAGATCTACGACCTTTTTCTGGATCTGGAAAAAAACCTGAAGGCTGAAGCTCAGAAAAAAGTAAAGTTCAGAATCGAAAAGGTGGAGGTTGCATTTCACGGCGTTTGTTTAAATTGTTTAAAACTTAATCAATAG
- the bamD gene encoding outer membrane protein assembly factor BamD: MFRKWLCLSLLPLILSCAAARKETPVLGAEDQFALAKKEYKKKKYSNAVMEFQKLIFNYPGAAFVDSAQYLLGMCYFKDKDYSSSVGEFKKVLSSFSESPLADEASFMIAYAHYKDSPKAELDQTNTLKAIQELKDFLDEYPESQHVQEAQKLLFEARSKLAQKLYNNGRIYYKLKHYNAALIYLQDVLDQYSDTKYAAPASFLIAESYREQKKSDLAELEYRKFLEKYPGDKLAGKVKARLNKLDKDIQAKK; encoded by the coding sequence ATGTTTAGAAAATGGTTGTGTCTTAGTCTATTACCTTTGATCTTAAGCTGCGCTGCTGCCCGAAAGGAAACTCCGGTTCTGGGAGCTGAGGATCAGTTCGCTTTAGCCAAGAAAGAGTATAAGAAGAAAAAATACTCTAACGCAGTCATGGAGTTTCAGAAGCTGATTTTCAACTATCCGGGTGCTGCCTTTGTGGACTCAGCTCAATACCTTTTGGGGATGTGCTATTTCAAAGATAAGGACTACTCAAGCTCAGTTGGAGAATTCAAAAAAGTGCTTTCCTCTTTTTCTGAAAGCCCCCTGGCAGATGAGGCTTCATTTATGATAGCTTATGCTCATTATAAGGATTCGCCCAAGGCAGAACTCGACCAGACTAATACCTTGAAGGCAATCCAGGAGCTGAAGGATTTTCTGGATGAATATCCGGAGAGCCAGCATGTTCAGGAAGCGCAGAAGCTTTTATTTGAGGCACGTTCAAAACTGGCTCAAAAACTATATAATAATGGCCGCATTTACTATAAGTTGAAACATTACAATGCCGCTCTAATCTATCTTCAGGATGTGTTGGACCAATACTCTGACACAAAATATGCGGCTCCAGCCAGTTTCCTGATAGCGGAATCCTACCGGGAGCAGAAAAAATCTGATCTGGCAGAGCTGGAATACCGTAAATTCTTAGAGAAATATCCGGGGGATAAATTAGCCGGCAAGGTAAAAGCCAGGCTTAATAAATTGGATAAAGATATTCAGGCCAAGAAATAG
- a CDS encoding transglycosylase SLT domain-containing protein yields MVLGIKIIRKAGLTISKSVTFILIFIYLLQTAGLVYLLYERGEKVKLIQEQEQKIKELEDRVKILKIIEDFKVGLSKEDTVKLGGVIYSESKKYSYDPLLIMALILTESSFKKDEESMLGAQGLMQVKPSVGQDLARRSGLELKDSLSLFDPALNIQLGTLHLFELILKFKDVKKALIAYNVGEDALRTKIKSGDKLPTYFLAKVLKRYKELKAKYG; encoded by the coding sequence ATGGTCCTGGGAATAAAAATAATCCGTAAAGCAGGGCTGACTATCTCCAAGTCTGTTACCTTCATTCTGATTTTTATCTACCTGCTTCAGACTGCAGGACTGGTCTACCTTCTTTATGAGAGGGGAGAAAAAGTCAAGCTCATCCAGGAGCAGGAGCAGAAGATCAAGGAATTAGAGGACCGGGTCAAAATCTTAAAGATAATCGAGGATTTCAAGGTAGGGTTAAGCAAGGAAGATACTGTTAAGCTCGGCGGTGTCATTTATTCCGAAAGCAAAAAATATAGCTACGATCCGCTTCTGATTATGGCATTGATTTTGACTGAAAGCTCTTTCAAAAAAGATGAGGAATCGATGTTAGGAGCTCAGGGTCTTATGCAGGTGAAACCCTCGGTAGGGCAAGACTTAGCCAGAAGAAGCGGCCTGGAGTTAAAAGACTCTCTCTCCTTGTTCGACCCGGCTTTGAATATCCAGTTAGGGACTCTGCATCTTTTTGAGCTGATTCTGAAATTCAAGGATGTTAAGAAAGCGCTAATCGCCTATAACGTGGGTGAGGATGCCCTGAGAACGAAGATTAAATCAGGCGATAAACTCCCCACCTATTTCTTAGCCAAGGTACTTAAAAGATATAAGGAGCTTAAGGCCAAGTATGGCTGA
- the coaE gene encoding dephospho-CoA kinase (Dephospho-CoA kinase (CoaE) performs the final step in coenzyme A biosynthesis.), producing MKIIGITGGIGSGKTEVANIFKKSGAKIISGDEIGKEVVEKNRSVLKKLVRIFGEGILSSNKELNRRKLGKVAFSSIENRDKLNTIVHPYLLSNLRKQIREHRKKGPGIVIVDAALIIEWGLQKELDYLILVESNLNNRLKRLKHNLGYTQREALSRIKAQINHKTRRGYADYIIRNDKDLKELREKVLFLWEKLISKMVRQRKTSGTGIELLP from the coding sequence ATGAAAATAATCGGCATCACAGGCGGGATCGGCTCAGGTAAAACTGAGGTGGCAAATATTTTCAAAAAATCAGGGGCGAAAATCATTTCTGGAGATGAAATAGGCAAAGAGGTGGTGGAGAAAAATCGGTCGGTTCTCAAAAAACTGGTCAGGATATTTGGAGAAGGAATATTAAGTAGTAATAAGGAGCTTAATCGAAGGAAGCTGGGCAAAGTTGCCTTCTCATCCATAGAAAACAGGGACAAATTGAATACAATCGTTCACCCTTATCTTCTTTCCAATCTGAGGAAACAAATCAGGGAACATAGAAAAAAAGGTCCGGGAATTGTCATTGTGGATGCGGCTTTGATTATCGAATGGGGGCTACAAAAAGAGTTAGATTATCTGATCTTAGTAGAGTCAAACCTGAACAACCGCTTAAAAAGGCTAAAACATAATTTAGGTTATACTCAAAGGGAAGCTTTGAGCAGGATTAAAGCCCAGATAAATCACAAGACCAGACGAGGATATGCTGATTACATTATTAGAAATGATAAAGACTTAAAAGAATTGAGGGAAAAAGTTCTTTTTTTGTGGGAGAAACTCATCTCTAAAATGGTTAGACAGAGGAAGACAAGCGGGACAGGAATTGAACTCCTTCCCTAG
- a CDS encoding bifunctional helix-turn-helix transcriptional regulator/GNAT family N-acetyltransferase, protein MDLLRQLGPLAIASRLRRLTEWLYKDGARIYQELSLDFEPRWFPLFYLLKESGEISVTHAAQALGMTHPAINQIAGEMSRRGFAESISDKKDKRKRLLRLTQKGRKALSSLEPVWKDFKSAASDLLSEAGDDFLATVERLEDALKEKGMYERITQRIKNRQLKRIQILNYQPQFKKYFKSLNYEWLREYFKVEKEDKKLLSSPYERIIKPGGFVLFARLNGKIVGTTALIKHDRHTYELTKMAVKRTAQRQQVGRKLALAAIEKAKNSGAKRVILLTSPRLTAAYNLYRSLGFIELSGDQPWATLYHRGGIPLSLDLKNKP, encoded by the coding sequence ATGGACCTCTTAAGACAGCTTGGGCCCTTAGCTATCGCCAGCAGGTTAAGGCGTTTGACAGAGTGGCTCTATAAGGATGGTGCCCGCATTTACCAGGAGCTATCTTTGGATTTTGAGCCGCGCTGGTTTCCACTTTTTTATCTTTTGAAGGAATCGGGTGAAATATCAGTTACCCATGCAGCTCAGGCTTTAGGGATGACCCATCCAGCTATCAATCAGATTGCCGGAGAGATGTCACGCCGAGGGTTCGCGGAATCGATTAGTGATAAAAAAGATAAACGCAAAAGGCTTCTGCGACTCACCCAAAAGGGCAGAAAAGCCCTATCCTCGCTTGAGCCGGTTTGGAAAGATTTCAAATCTGCGGCAAGTGACCTTTTGAGTGAAGCGGGTGATGATTTTCTAGCAACAGTTGAAAGATTAGAGGACGCCTTAAAGGAAAAGGGGATGTACGAAAGAATAACTCAACGAATCAAAAATCGCCAGCTCAAGAGAATTCAAATCCTAAATTACCAGCCACAGTTTAAAAAATACTTCAAGTCACTCAACTATGAATGGCTCAGGGAATACTTTAAAGTGGAAAAAGAGGATAAAAAATTACTTTCCAGCCCTTACGAAAGAATAATCAAGCCCGGAGGGTTTGTTCTCTTTGCCCGCCTGAATGGTAAAATTGTTGGCACCACTGCATTAATCAAACATGATAGACATACCTATGAGCTGACCAAGATGGCGGTTAAAAGAACTGCTCAAAGACAGCAGGTAGGACGTAAACTTGCACTTGCCGCAATTGAAAAAGCGAAAAACTCAGGTGCCAAGAGAGTAATTTTACTCACCAGTCCAAGATTAACTGCAGCTTATAATCTCTATCGCTCTTTAGGCTTTATCGAATTATCTGGAGATCAGCCTTGGGCAACCCTCTACCACCGTGGAGGGATTCCCTTGAGCTTGGATTTGAAAAATAAACCATAA
- a CDS encoding S8 family serine peptidase, with product MKKLFFWLLLSGVVLAMLMGGCSKQTQKITGPQAQLAPLFNQTPGAKYIPGSYIVVFKESVADVDKDVDEIGQRYTLKADFRYKHALKGFAGKLSPAVVEALRNDPRIAYIEQDQIAHMDATQTNPTWGLDRIDQRALPLDNSYTYNQTGAGVDVYCLDTGIRFTHVDFGGRAVTGYDAITTGGTAADGNGHGTHTAGTIGGATYGVAKAVSLIAVRVLDDTGHGTYAQVIAGVDWVTGDHTTTPAVANMSLGGPLDAALDQAVRNSIADGVTYCVSAGNLSADASTQSPADVGEALTVGATNNSDAFAYFSNYGSIVDVQAPGVNVTSDYYTSDIATTTMSGTSMAAPHVAGAAALYLEANPTATPASVHNAIIGNATTGVITSLPMGTANRLLYSIISTTPPVVPAPPVLSSPANGATGVTLPVAFSWNASFGATSYRVQVSTSSAFTTTVYDHAGISSTSVSVSGLAPSTLYYWRVNATNAAGTSNWSTVRSFTTGTGMGPAAPTLVSPANGANNVPRSPTLTWNASSGATSYRVQVCWDQSFNTNVYDRSGITSTSTVVTGLAGKTLHYWRVNATNANGTSKWSTTWSFTTRK from the coding sequence ATGAAAAAGTTGTTCTTCTGGTTGCTGTTGTCAGGAGTAGTGCTGGCAATGCTGATGGGCGGTTGTTCCAAGCAAACCCAAAAGATCACGGGACCCCAAGCACAACTGGCTCCTTTGTTCAACCAAACTCCGGGGGCAAAATATATTCCTGGTTCCTATATCGTGGTGTTTAAGGAATCAGTTGCAGATGTAGACAAAGACGTGGATGAGATCGGTCAGCGGTATACTCTCAAAGCGGATTTTCGCTACAAGCATGCTCTCAAAGGATTTGCAGGGAAGCTTTCCCCTGCCGTGGTCGAGGCATTACGGAACGATCCGCGCATCGCCTACATAGAGCAGGATCAGATAGCGCATATGGATGCTACCCAGACTAATCCTACCTGGGGACTGGATCGGATCGATCAGCGGGCCCTTCCTCTGGACAACTCCTATACCTACAACCAAACCGGTGCTGGAGTTGATGTGTATTGTCTCGATACCGGCATCCGATTCACGCACGTGGACTTTGGCGGCCGTGCGGTTACCGGTTATGACGCCATCACAACGGGCGGTACAGCGGCGGATGGCAATGGCCACGGTACGCACACTGCGGGCACGATTGGCGGGGCGACCTATGGCGTTGCTAAGGCTGTTAGCCTGATCGCCGTCCGCGTGCTGGACGACACTGGCCACGGCACGTACGCTCAGGTGATTGCCGGGGTCGATTGGGTAACAGGAGATCACACCACTACTCCTGCGGTCGCCAACATGTCCCTCGGCGGGCCCCTGGATGCGGCGCTCGACCAGGCCGTCAGGAATTCGATTGCCGATGGGGTGACTTATTGCGTGTCCGCCGGAAACTTGTCAGCCGATGCCTCGACTCAGTCGCCTGCTGACGTCGGTGAGGCGCTCACCGTGGGCGCGACCAACAACTCCGATGCGTTCGCCTATTTCTCGAACTACGGAAGCATCGTTGACGTTCAGGCTCCCGGGGTCAACGTCACGTCGGACTATTACACCTCGGACATTGCAACAACGACCATGTCAGGCACGTCGATGGCCGCTCCGCACGTGGCGGGCGCAGCCGCTCTGTACCTCGAAGCGAACCCCACTGCGACGCCTGCCTCGGTTCACAACGCCATAATCGGCAATGCCACGACCGGCGTGATTACCAGTCTTCCCATGGGGACGGCCAACAGGCTTCTCTACTCGATCATCAGCACGACGCCCCCGGTTGTACCCGCGCCTCCTGTACTGAGCTCTCCCGCGAACGGCGCAACCGGCGTGACGCTTCCTGTCGCTTTCTCGTGGAATGCGTCTTTTGGCGCGACATCCTACCGGGTCCAGGTCTCCACCAGCTCGGCATTCACTACGACCGTGTACGATCACGCTGGCATCAGCTCGACCTCGGTGAGCGTTTCCGGGCTGGCCCCCAGCACGCTGTATTACTGGCGCGTGAACGCGACCAACGCGGCCGGCACGAGCAACTGGTCTACGGTCCGGAGCTTCACGACAGGCACAGGCATGGGTCCTGCGGCGCCCACGCTCGTGTCCCCGGCCAACGGTGCGAACAACGTGCCGAGATCTCCGACGCTTACGTGGAATGCGTCTTCTGGCGCGACGTCCTATCGCGTCCAGGTGTGTTGGGACCAGTCGTTTAATACGAACGTGTATGATCGATCCGGCATCACGTCGACCTCGACGGTTGTCACCGGGCTTGCTGGCAAGACGCTCCATTACTGGCGCGTGAACGCGACCAACGCGAACGGTACGAGCAAATGGTCCACGACCTGGTCGTTCACAACCAGGAAATGA
- a CDS encoding S41 family peptidase, which translates to MSQVKFEAESKMQGLLFRAGLILFFLILLTLFGLFLKSVQAQPPSQKPPDRLIDAQMQLDVIDSVSRALNEVYVFPEVAKEMEKYLHKQYDQGKYKNITSLNQFCQKLTEDLQEISKDKHLGVRFASDEMIAKFEGDTLTDEEKKRDLEQRRRDNFCFKEIKLLEGNIGYLDLRCFSEATDAGFTAIAAMNFLAYANAIIFDLRQNGGGSPSMIQLISSYLLKEPTHLNSFYIRKSDSIHQFWTQAYVEGPRLTDVDVYVLTSSYTFSGAEEFTYNLKNLKRGTIIGETTGGGAHPVDFKIFHYLNVGMSLPFGRAINPITGTNWEGTGITPNIEVPQEKALDVAHLKALEKLLEKVKDPKREAELKWAIEGKKVLLNPVKIEEKNLKIYAGQYGPRKILFENGELYYQRENRPKYKLISMGDHWFMLDGLDYFRIQFVVDEKGKATELIGHYNSGPADSNKRGK; encoded by the coding sequence ATGTCCCAAGTAAAGTTTGAAGCTGAGAGTAAAATGCAGGGCTTATTGTTTAGAGCGGGATTAATTCTTTTTTTTCTAATACTATTGACACTGTTTGGTTTGTTCCTGAAATCTGTACAGGCACAGCCACCCTCTCAAAAGCCACCAGACAGGTTAATTGACGCACAAATGCAGTTGGACGTAATCGACAGCGTGTCCCGGGCATTGAATGAAGTCTATGTTTTCCCGGAGGTGGCAAAGGAGATGGAGAAATACCTCCACAAACAGTACGATCAGGGAAAATATAAAAACATAACCAGCTTAAACCAGTTCTGTCAAAAGCTGACCGAGGATCTCCAAGAAATAAGTAAGGATAAGCATCTTGGGGTCAGGTTCGCATCTGACGAGATGATTGCTAAGTTTGAAGGAGATACCCTCACAGATGAGGAGAAAAAAAGAGACCTTGAGCAAAGACGCAGGGATAACTTTTGTTTCAAGGAGATAAAACTTCTGGAGGGGAATATCGGGTACCTCGATCTCCGCTGTTTTTCGGAAGCTACAGATGCGGGATTTACTGCCATTGCCGCTATGAATTTCTTAGCCTATGCAAATGCCATCATTTTCGACCTGCGTCAGAACGGAGGCGGTTCGCCCAGCATGATCCAGCTTATCTCCAGCTATCTTCTCAAGGAGCCGACTCATCTCAACAGCTTCTACATCCGCAAGTCCGATTCCATCCATCAGTTCTGGACCCAGGCATACGTTGAAGGTCCCCGCTTGACCGATGTGGATGTTTATGTCCTTACCAGCAGTTACACTTTTTCTGGAGCAGAGGAGTTCACCTACAATCTCAAGAACTTAAAAAGAGGGACCATAATCGGGGAGACCACCGGCGGCGGAGCCCATCCCGTCGATTTTAAAATTTTTCACTATCTTAATGTAGGTATGAGCCTGCCCTTTGGACGGGCAATCAATCCTATCACTGGCACCAACTGGGAAGGGACGGGGATCACTCCTAACATTGAAGTACCTCAAGAGAAGGCACTGGATGTAGCTCATCTCAAAGCACTGGAGAAATTGCTTGAAAAAGTCAAAGACCCAAAGAGAGAGGCTGAACTTAAATGGGCAATAGAGGGTAAAAAAGTATTGCTCAATCCGGTTAAAATCGAGGAGAAAAATCTGAAAATATATGCAGGCCAGTATGGTCCCAGAAAAATCTTGTTTGAAAATGGAGAATTATATTATCAGCGTGAAAACAGACCTAAATACAAACTCATATCTATGGGTGACCACTGGTTTATGCTGGATGGCCTGGATTATTTCCGGATTCAATTCGTAGTGGATGAAAAGGGCAAAGCCACAGAGCTGATTGGTCATTATAACAGCGGACCTGCGGATAGTAATAAGCGCGGTAAATAA
- the polA gene encoding DNA polymerase I: MSESGKKKKRLFLIDGSALAYRSYFAFIRNPLINSKGENTSAAFGFANSLFKILKEEEPDYIGVVFDTKAPTFRHEIYKEYKSTRAKMPDEMVSQLPRIMELVKGMNIPVLEMEGFEADDLMGTLARKAENKGLEVILVTGDKDFLQLVDENIKVLNPRKSGEEIEVYDQEKVKEKYGIPPEKVIDLLGLMGDASDNVPGIPGVGEKTAVELIHQFGDLEKVLANADKVKRKNVSRNLKEHADLARLSKKLVTIETDVPIELDLKQLSRSEFDLPKLKELFKELEFSKFLQEVTSGEKLEKVKYKTVEDEEEFKKLLDRIVEKGEFAVDTETSSINPIVAQLVGISIALKKEEAFYIPLRHTEGKNLKIELLLEEFKPVLENESITKIGQNLKFDLEILKNEGVELKGIGFDTMIASYLLNPSGRQNSLSNLALEYLDYKMMPISDLIGSGKKQISFAQVPIKSASRYSCEDADFTLRLKEVLEPKLKQALLDNLFYEVELPLIRVLAEMEMTGISIDVDYLKELSEQMELELSKLARQIYKLAGKEFNINSPQQLSKVLFEDLRLTPLRKTAKKTLDSTDFGVLEKLARVHPLPQKLLEYRQLFKLKSTYIDALPALINKKTGRVHTSFNQTVTATGRLSSSEPNLQNIPIKTEIGSRIRKGFIPRNEDYLLLSADYSQIELRILAHFSEDETLMESFFKGEDIHTRTASEVFGVPINKVAPEQRRVAKTANFAIIYGVSAFGLSQQTDMTPKEASMFIDIYFKRYPKVQEHLENLIEKARKDGYVTTLLGRRRYIPEIESPNRQKREFAERVAINTPHQGSAADLIKVVMIEIAKILKRKKSKMILQVHDELVFEVHKSELEEIKEMVRDKMENTVKLKVPIKVDIKIGKNWLEMS; encoded by the coding sequence ATGTCCGAAAGCGGAAAAAAGAAGAAACGCCTTTTCTTAATCGACGGGTCGGCTTTAGCTTATCGATCCTATTTTGCCTTCATCCGAAATCCTCTGATTAATTCCAAAGGTGAGAATACCTCAGCCGCTTTTGGATTTGCCAATTCCCTTTTTAAAATCCTGAAAGAGGAGGAGCCTGACTATATCGGGGTGGTCTTTGATACTAAAGCCCCAACTTTCAGGCATGAAATCTACAAAGAATATAAATCTACCCGTGCCAAAATGCCGGATGAGATGGTCTCCCAGCTTCCTCGAATAATGGAGTTGGTTAAGGGGATGAATATTCCCGTCCTGGAGATGGAGGGATTTGAAGCGGATGATCTGATGGGCACTTTAGCTCGTAAAGCCGAAAATAAAGGTTTAGAGGTGATTCTGGTAACCGGAGACAAGGACTTTTTACAGTTGGTGGACGAAAATATTAAGGTTTTGAATCCGAGGAAAAGCGGAGAGGAGATAGAGGTCTATGACCAGGAAAAGGTAAAAGAAAAATATGGAATCCCTCCGGAAAAAGTTATAGACCTTCTGGGATTAATGGGGGATGCCTCGGATAACGTTCCAGGGATTCCGGGAGTGGGTGAAAAAACCGCTGTGGAATTAATTCATCAATTCGGAGATCTGGAAAAAGTCTTAGCTAATGCAGATAAAGTCAAAAGAAAAAATGTCTCCCGGAATTTGAAAGAGCATGCAGACTTGGCTAGACTCTCTAAGAAGTTAGTAACCATCGAGACTGATGTACCCATCGAACTGGATCTAAAACAGCTTTCCAGAAGTGAGTTTGACCTTCCGAAGTTAAAGGAGCTTTTCAAGGAATTGGAGTTCAGCAAATTCCTCCAGGAGGTCACTTCTGGGGAAAAGCTGGAGAAGGTCAAATACAAGACCGTGGAGGATGAAGAGGAGTTCAAGAAGCTTCTTGACAGGATTGTTGAGAAAGGCGAGTTCGCAGTGGATACTGAAACCTCCTCCATAAACCCGATAGTGGCGCAGTTAGTGGGAATATCTATAGCTCTGAAAAAAGAGGAGGCATTTTACATTCCGCTCAGACATACGGAGGGTAAAAATCTAAAGATCGAACTGCTGCTCGAAGAGTTCAAGCCTGTTTTAGAAAACGAATCTATAACGAAAATCGGTCAGAACTTGAAGTTCGATTTAGAGATTCTGAAAAATGAGGGAGTCGAGCTTAAAGGTATAGGTTTCGATACTATGATCGCCTCCTATCTTCTGAATCCCTCCGGAAGACAGAACAGCCTCTCCAATTTAGCCTTAGAGTATTTAGATTACAAGATGATGCCGATCTCGGATTTGATCGGGTCCGGGAAAAAACAGATAAGTTTTGCTCAGGTTCCGATTAAATCTGCTTCCAGATATTCCTGCGAGGATGCAGATTTTACTCTAAGGCTGAAAGAAGTGCTGGAGCCTAAGCTAAAGCAGGCTCTTCTGGATAACCTTTTCTATGAGGTGGAGCTGCCTCTGATACGGGTTTTGGCTGAGATGGAGATGACAGGGATTTCAATTGACGTAGATTACCTGAAAGAGCTTTCCGAACAGATGGAACTCGAGTTATCAAAACTTGCCAGGCAGATCTATAAATTGGCTGGCAAAGAGTTCAACATCAATTCTCCTCAGCAATTGAGCAAGGTCTTATTTGAGGATTTAAGACTGACCCCCCTTAGAAAAACAGCTAAAAAAACCCTCGATTCTACTGATTTCGGAGTCCTGGAAAAATTAGCCAGGGTTCACCCACTTCCTCAGAAGCTTTTAGAGTACCGCCAGCTTTTCAAATTGAAATCCACCTATATCGACGCTCTCCCTGCTCTGATCAACAAAAAGACCGGCAGAGTGCACACCTCATTCAACCAAACAGTGACTGCAACTGGAAGGCTTTCCTCCTCCGAGCCTAATTTACAGAATATCCCGATCAAAACCGAGATCGGCAGCCGGATCAGGAAAGGGTTTATCCCCAGGAACGAGGATTATCTTTTGTTATCAGCGGATTATTCTCAGATCGAGCTGAGGATTCTGGCTCATTTCTCAGAAGATGAAACTTTGATGGAATCTTTTTTCAAAGGCGAGGATATTCATACCCGAACCGCAAGCGAGGTCTTCGGTGTACCCATAAACAAGGTTGCTCCTGAGCAGAGAAGAGTTGCCAAGACTGCCAATTTTGCCATAATCTACGGGGTAAGCGCGTTCGGGCTCTCCCAGCAGACTGATATGACTCCCAAAGAAGCCTCGATGTTTATTGATATCTATTTCAAAAGATACCCTAAAGTTCAGGAGCATCTGGAAAACTTAATTGAGAAAGCCAGAAAAGATGGGTATGTCACCACGCTTTTAGGAAGAAGAAGGTATATCCCGGAAATTGAAAGTCCCAATCGGCAGAAAAGAGAGTTCGCGGAAAGGGTCGCCATCAATACCCCGCACCAGGGCTCAGCCGCAGATTTAATCAAAGTGGTTATGATCGAGATAGCTAAAATCCTCAAAAGAAAAAAATCCAAAATGATTCTGCAGGTGCACGATGAGTTGGTATTTGAGGTGCACAAATCGGAGCTGGAGGAAATTAAGGAGATGGTAAGGGATAAGATGGAGAATACGGTTAAATTAAAAGTCCCGATCAAGGTGGATATAAAAATAGGGAAAAACTGGCTGGAAATGAGTTAA